CAGAGCCGCACGCAGATGGACAAGGACTCCATATCCAGGCCCGTGTTCAGGAGCCGCGATATCTCCAGCAGCACTAAAGAGAAGAAGCCAGATTAGTGatgagaaggttgcaggttcaaatcccactccagCTGGAAGAATctgggagtgcgttttaatatgcgaccttgcctcctccacttgcctcctccacttgcttctcgtcatgatgacatcactgataacagcattatatttcaatatcttgcaaaagctcaatggtaaagtctttttctcatttgcaattgggatggtgaatgaaaaacagtccctcaaaagatgttgtggctaggctgacagctgggaaactttatagttttctccacagaggaggggccaggaggcgggacgaggagacaagcacaagtggaggaggcaaggtcacatattgggatgcaccctgggtGTTCTGCAGTatcctcatccatggctgaagtgcccatgagatCAAGGCTCTCTGGATGAAAGTGCCTAGTCCTCTGCATTTCGTTTTGGATGAAAGTGCCGGataattaaatgtaatgtaatgccaagtGTTGCCGGCAGCCTCTCTGTTGTCATCCACTTCAGGGTGTGACTGATTTTACAACATCCCAGTAACCTGATATTATAATGATATtacaatattaattaaatgcaaTCGCTATTCGTTTGACAGCCAGTATACATGTTCCAAGAATGAGCATCTGATCTGGGAGTTTAATAAAAGTATGTCAGAGCTGCATCATACGTATTGTTTGTTATTTGTCATCCGTCATGTCCATATGTCCCAACAGCGGAATGCACATCGTAATAAACAAGGGCTAATGAGGAGTAGGCTATAGTATGTCAATGTGCACAGTGGCACCGCTGCATTGACAGTGTGCTCTGAGCTAACTCACATAGGGCCTACCCCTGGATAAAGAGGACGCTACATGCGGGGCATATTGTGACCATTGCCAGTGACTAGTAAAACAAGAACGTCTTGTGGTATGCATGATCCTTGTGGCCCTTAATTTAGCAGGCATCATAGCTACCATGTATGGTAGCATGTATGCTAGCTAACAAAAAACCCACAGCACGCATTGGTGCTAGGCTGCAAGCCTAATAAACATCAAATATCAGCCTTTGTAGGGATTCTTCTGTATGGTTGGTTTCGACTCACCGTCCATTGTTTCCCGAACTGCATTCATGTTTGCATTTGTAGCACTTGCCATGGCAAAGACCTCGCCTCAGCAATCAACAAGACGCAAATTACCGAACGTGCTAGCTATGTAGCATTAGCTAACAGTATTGATGACACCGAACAGCAGACTACTGCGATGAATGGGCTATTTCTTTAGGCTGACTGAAGAATCCTCGTTTAGTCTTATGTGTAGCGATGTGTAACTGAAATACATACAGTCTCTAAGAGTAATCACTCTCGTAGAAAAACAGTAGAGCTAGAAATACATGAAAAATGACAACACACCTTTCAAACG
The Engraulis encrasicolus isolate BLACKSEA-1 chromosome 12, IST_EnEncr_1.0, whole genome shotgun sequence DNA segment above includes these coding regions:
- the mzt1 gene encoding mitotic-spindle organizing protein 1 — protein: MASATNANMNAVRETMDVLLEISRLLNTGLDMESLSICVRLCEQGINPEALSSVIKELRKASDNLKATENSTN